The nucleotide sequence ACTTATTGATCCTTAAACCAACATTCAACTAGATGTCATTGTTAGTTGTTATATTATCAGCTGGGAGAGCTACTAGCTACATAACTGCAAGCGACATTAACAAGTCAAGTTTAACTAAATCAGAAAAAAATGATTGGGTATTGACTATTGAGAATGACGCTTAGAACTGGCTTAACTCATTTTTATAGCCTCACTCTGACACATGGTAAATATGTGCATACAAATACAGTACTCACCTCAGCGGTGAAAACCAGCCTCTTGACTCAGCAGATTTCCTGTGTAAATACACATAGACTGGAAATCTTCCAGCTGCCACAAATCTGTGTAAGTTTCTGTTTTTGGATCATAAACCTGTAGCAGCCCCGTTAGTTGCATCACAAAGACAATCCTCTCGTCATCTAACACCAGCAAAGGATAACTAAAATGATCCTCACGTCGGTAATAACCTGTGCTGTACTTTTTAACCCAGACACCTTTCTCACGATCCATCAGAAACCATAGGTCCATCGATTGAGGTGAACTATGATGAACCTGCGCCACCACTAAGGACCCATTCAAATTGGTTATGGAGAGAATCCCCACAGCTCTGGGGTCCTCGAAGACAGGAAGCACATCTTCTTCGTCATATAAGCTGCTGACTTGTTCCGGACCATCAATCGGCGGCATCCATACTTCTGTCTCCAGGTTGAATGCAGCTATGCTGGCTGGTTTGATGGTCACCTTCGACTGATACATGTTTGAAAAATCCATCAAGAAATACACGACCCCATCGATGGCCGCGCTTTTCATCGTGTGATCGGAAAAGACACGGCCCGGAGGTCCTGGTCTTGCCCTCCACCGTCCAGGGCTGCGGCCGTTGAGAGTCATGACCTCGCAGAGCTGCTGCGGACTAACCAGAGGGCGAATTTCAAGGAAGCGGAACGCCTTGTACACTCCTGTGGAGGGGACTTTCCCAAAAATGCACGAGTCCATGGATGCCTTTCTGGTCTTCAGCAAACCAGCATACTTCATGGAGATGACTTGCGACGAGCTGATGACAGCACCCGTGGCCGGGTCGAGCAGGGTGACAGGCACGCCCAGAGGGTGGCGCCCTCCGACGAGGCAGACACGGTCGAGGCGCGTGCGCTGCACTCTCAGGTCGGGGTCGGAGGTGCGTATCCGCTTGATGACGTTGCCGGAGAGCAGATCCACGATGCTGACGCCGCGGGACTCGCCGTCGGCGAAGGTGGTGGCGAGGAGCGGGCCCGGGTGGCGGGCCGCGTGGGCCTTGACGAAGAGCGGGTCCAAGGTGAGAGAGCGCCACGAGGGGCTGACGGCGCGGAGGCGGCATACATCCTTCGCCGGGAGACGCAGCAGGATGTCGTAGAGCGCGTCGCGGGGCAGCTCGCCGGCGATGTGTTCCGGGGGCCGCAGCTCGCCCCGCTTGTCCGAGTCCGACGACGGCGACGCCATCGCTGAGGTCGACAATGCTAGATCTGCAAACAGCACCACGAGAGCTAATCTGAGTAATGTGACCACGAAATGGTGAGCTCAAATGAAGCCGCGCGGGCGGAGCAAGAGTGAGAACCAGggcggcgtggggatcgccggcgtCGGTGGTGCGAGCGGACGGGCGGCGGCGAGGTCAGGGTTCCAGAGGTAGGTGTTTGGAGGTTGGGGTTGTAGCCTGGGACTGAGAGAATGGGAGAGGCTGAACAGCCCATCAGAATTGGTGTAGCCTGGGCATGGCCCAATAGAAGTTGCATAACAATTAATTGACGCACTTCAGCCCAGCAAGGCAGATAAATATTTCATGGTCATTCTgttttttttctactttaaatgaTCTGGGACTTCGAAAAGGTCCAAAAATTTAAAAAACTGAGGATTTTCAAATAAAATATTTAATagatcataaaatgtttgtgggtTGAAAATATGTTCCTAAAATTATAAGAAATGCTttcttattcaaaaaatgttcaagatttTGAAAACGAATGTTCAGAAAATCATAAAATGTTCACGATTTTTTAGAGTTCGTGTATTAAAAGAGATtcatgaaattgaacaaaatttcaccaattcaaaaaatgttcgtgaatggAAAAATATACTAAAAATTAAAAACGGCtcgtgacttacaaaatagtttatttaTTGTTAAAATGTTCGTTGATTCCAAAATGTACGTTAAATCAAAAAAATCTTCGtgtatttcaaaaattgttccagaaaaatgttcacggcTAGAAATGTGCGCTGATTCAAGAAAATTGttaaaaaaaatgtttgcaaatagtataaaatgttcatgaattcaaaaaatattcttggcttctgaaaatgttcaaaaaattgtaAAAGTGCTtatgaatttgaaaatgttcaagatTGCAAATATGTTCATGAGTTAAAAAAACATTATTTCACGAGATTGAGCAAAATATGATCATGACTATTGGAGATTATAAAAAAAATCCCGTTACAATGCATGGGTCCTTTTGCTAGTGGTAGAAAAAATGTATTTGACGGTCACTAAAAAAGGATaagtattttttttacttttttttacgATTCAAAGAGCTATattggtcaagacatgattatacAGTCATTGTATATACAAACCTCTAAAATCTAGGAATAAAGTTTATCCAAAGGCAATACCTTCAATATGGGCTAAGTTAGAGCATCTACGGCCGGACTAGGCAAATCAGACcactcaaacgcccgcggacgtgACTGGGTGCGTCCGCAAACAGTGACATGTCACGCCTTATATTTGGTGTTGTACATTCGAGTCTCTCATATTTCATCCCATATAACCATACAAAACCATGCAA is from Triticum aestivum cultivar Chinese Spring chromosome 3A, IWGSC CS RefSeq v2.1, whole genome shotgun sequence and encodes:
- the LOC123060287 gene encoding uncharacterized protein, with the translated sequence MGCSASPILSVPGYNPNLQTPTSGTLTSPPPVRSHHRRRRSPRRPDLALSTSAMASPSSDSDKRGELRPPEHIAGELPRDALYDILLRLPAKDVCRLRAVSPSWRSLTLDPLFVKAHAARHPGPLLATTFADGESRGVSIVDLLSGNVIKRIRTSDPDLRVQRTRLDRVCLVGGRHPLGVPVTLLDPATGAVISSSQVISMKYAGLLKTRKASMDSCIFGKVPSTGVYKAFRFLEIRPLVSPQQLCEVMTLNGRSPGRWRARPGPPGRVFSDHTMKSAAIDGVVYFLMDFSNMYQSKVTIKPASIAAFNLETEVWMPPIDGPEQVSSLYDEEDVLPVFEDPRAVGILSITNLNGSLVVAQVHHSSPQSMDLWFLMDREKGVWVKKYSTGYYRREDHFSYPLLVLDDERIVFVMQLTGLLQVYDPKTETYTDLWQLEDFQSMCIYTGNLLSQEAGFHR